One Struthio camelus isolate bStrCam1 chromosome 28, bStrCam1.hap1, whole genome shotgun sequence genomic region harbors:
- the LOC138062611 gene encoding keratin, type II cytoskeletal 4-like, translated as MSRQSCGLSKGFSSSSACFGGGNKVTFSSVSRGGCRGSSGNAGGFTSRSLYSLGGSKSTSLGGFGAGGVCRGFGAGSQGGFGYGAGGRFGGGYGGGAGGGFGGGLGGGFGAFGCGVGGFDGRGGPGFPVCPPGGIKEVTINQSLLAPLNLEIDPEIQKVRVQEREEMKTLNNKFASFIDKVRFLEQQNKILETKWKLLQEQGQGTGPNSRNLDQFFEAYINGLRKQLDGLSNEKHQLEAELKNFQDLVEDFKSKYEEEINRRTAAENDFVLLKKDVDGVYMNKVELQANLDALADEINFLKCLYEAELSQMQQQVSDTSVVLSMDNNRTLDLNSIIAEVKAQYEEIANKSRLEAESWYQCKYEELQATAGKHGDSLKDTKIEISELNRMIQRIRAEIENVKKQCEALQTSVAEAEERGEVALKDARAKLTELETALQKAKADLARQLREYQELMNVKLALDVEIATYRKLLEGEECRMSGECQNAVSISVVGGSSTVGGGLGSGLCLGGGRGGGIGFGSGRGSCNLGSGGFCSSGGYSLGGGSFGSGGGFGSGAGICSVVGGAGSGVGSSTVLKTTTSVPTSSVSRRA; from the exons ATGTCTCGCCAGTCGTGTGGTCTCAGCAAGGGATtcagctccagctctgcttgcTTCGGAGGGGGGAACAAAGTCACATTCAGCTCTGTCTCCCGTGGAGGATGTAGGGGATCTTCTGGGAACGCTGGTGGCTTTACTAGCAGGAGCCTCTACAGCTTGGGAGGGAGTAAAAGTACTTCTCTGGGGGGATTTGGAGCTGGTGGTGTCTGTAGAGGTTTTGGGGCTGGTAGTCAAGGAGGCTTTGGCTATGGTGCTGGAGGAAGGTTTGGTGGTGGCTATGGTGGCGGGGCAGGAGGTGGTTTTGGCGGAGGCCTTGGCGGTGGCTTTGGTGCCTTTGGTTGTGGTGTTGGAGGGTTTGATGGGAGGGGAGGTCCTGGCTTTCCTGTTTGCCCACCGGGCGGCATCAAGGAAGTGACCATCAATCAGAGTCTGCTGGCCCCCCTTAACCTTGAAATCGACCCTGAGATCCAGAAGGTGCGAGTACAGGAGCGGGAGGAGATgaagaccctcaacaacaaattTGCCTCCTTCATTGACAAG GTCCGATTCCTAGAACAGCAGAATAAAATCCTGGAGACCAAGTGGAAACTCCTGCAGGAACAAGGCCAAGGCACAGGCCCTAACAGCAGGAACCTCGACCAGTTTTTTGAAGCCTATATCAATGGGTTGAGGAAGCAGCTGGATGGCCTCTCAAATGAGAAGCACCAGCTGGAGGCAGAGCTGAAGAACTTCCAAGACCTGGTGGAGGATTTCAAGAGCAA GTATGAAGAGGAAATAAACAGAAGGACAGCTGCAGAGAACGATTTTGTGCTCCTAAAAAAG GATGTGGATGGAGTCTATATGAACAAGGTAGAACTTCAGGCAAATCTGGATGCTCTGGCGGATGAGATTAACTTCTTGAAATGTCTTTATGAAGCG GAATTGTCCCAGATGCAGCAACAAGTATCTGACACATCTGTGGTTCTGTCCATGGACAATAATCGAACCCTGGACCTCAACAGCATCATTGCAGAGGTCAAAGCACAGTATGAGGAGATTGCTAACAAGAGTCGGTTGGAGGCTGAGTCTTGGTACCAATGCAAG TATGAAGAGCTGCAGGCTACAGCAGGAAAACACGGAGACAGTCTTAAGGACACAAAgattgagatctctgagctcaaCCGCATGATCCAGAGGATACGGGCTGAGATTGAGAACGTGAAGAAACAG TGTGAAGCTCTGCAGACATCTGTTGCGGAAGCTGAAGAGCGCGGAGAGGTGGCCCTCAAGGATGCCAGGGCAAAACTGACTGAGCTGGAGACAGCCCTGCAGAAAGCTAAGGCAGATCTGGCCCGCCAGCTCCGGGAATACCAAGAGCTCATGAACGTCAAGCTGGCCCTGGATGTTGAGATTGCTACCTACAGGaagctgctggagggagaggagtgcaG GATGTCTGGGGAGTGTCAGAACGCTGTGAGCATCT CTGTGGTGGGCGGCAGCAGCACCGTGGGAGGCGGACTCGGCAGTGGGCTgtgccttggaggaggaagaggtggaggAATTGGATTTGGAAGTGGGAGAGGCAGCTGTAACTTAGGCAGTGGTGGCTTCTGCTCCAGCGGAGGGTACAGTTTAGGAGGGGGGAGCTTTGGCTCTGGGGGGGGCTTTGGCTCAGGGGCAGGAATCTGCTCTGTGGTTGGAGGAGCTGGCTCAGGAGTAGGATCTAGCACCGTCCTAAAAACTACTACCTCTGTGCCAACGAGCTCTGTGAGTCGGAGGGCCTAG